A window from Candidatus Methylomirabilota bacterium encodes these proteins:
- a CDS encoding superoxide dismutase family protein → MRSLLLLLGVAAGVAGCASASDRAPLSAEATLKDKDGKQVGVATIIETPEGVRVAVTGYRLPPGGHGLHVHAVGRCDPPEFTSAGAHFNPGNTQHGKQNPAGPHAGDLPNLVVAASGEGGIDVTTRAFTLSPGPTSLLGDKGTALVVHANPDDDKTDPTGNSGARIACGVITK, encoded by the coding sequence GTGAGATCACTGCTGCTGCTCCTCGGTGTGGCCGCGGGCGTGGCCGGATGCGCGAGCGCGTCGGATCGGGCGCCGCTCTCCGCGGAGGCGACGCTCAAGGACAAGGACGGAAAGCAGGTCGGCGTGGCGACGATCATCGAGACTCCGGAGGGCGTGCGGGTGGCGGTGACCGGCTACCGGCTACCCCCGGGCGGTCACGGACTGCACGTCCACGCGGTCGGGCGGTGCGACCCGCCGGAGTTCACCTCCGCGGGCGCGCACTTCAATCCGGGCAACACGCAGCACGGCAAGCAGAATCCGGCGGGACCGCACGCGGGCGATCTGCCCAACCTGGTGGTGGCCGCCTCGGGTGAAGGCGGCATCGACGTGACGACGCGCGCGTTCACCTTGAGCCCGGGTCCCACCTCGCTGCTGGGCGACAAGGGCACCGCCCTCGTGGTGCACGCCAACCCCGACGACGACAAGACCGATCCCACCGGCAACAGCGGCGCGCGCATCGCGTGCGGCGTGATCACGAAGTAG
- a CDS encoding indolepyruvate ferredoxin oxidoreductase family protein, with protein MTTQSGEFSLEAKYTQERGRIYLSGIQALVRLPLDQHRADLRRGLNTATFISGYRGSPLGGLDQTLERMSTLLKAHDVVFSSGLNEDLGATAVFGSQMAGLFPKPKYDGVLGVWYGKAPGVDRTGDVFKHANYAGVGKNGGVLALAGDDPVSKSSTLPSHSEVALYDAFMPTIFPGNVQEILDMGLHGFALSRASGLWVGVKIVTNVADEAGTAEVDPDRVSPVIPVVELDGKPFQHQINVNLIPPYGLDMERTIHFARLEVARRYAYENKLNRITVPTPNAWFGILTTGKTYYDVRQALAEMGLDDAALRRYGIRLLKMGMLFPMEPRVVREFSRGLQEILVVEEKRSFLELFAKDVLYGMTDRPQVVGKADEEDRLLLPPVGELDSDVIARAIARRLARRIRIDSVEARIQHLDEVKRRPRPITLARTAFFCSGCPHNRSTVVPTGSVAAAGIGCHGMAMGMDRGIIGVTHMGGEGAQWIGVAPFTETPHLFQNIGDGTFFHSGGLALNYAVAAGVNITYKILYNGAVAMTGGQNAAGALSIPALSRRLEAEGVKRIVITSDDPGKYAGISIAGNAEVWHRDRLLEAQAALAATRGVTVLIHDQHCAAEKRRLRKRGKMVDPQMRVYINERVCEGCGDCGKKSNCLSVQPVDTEFGRKTAIHQSSCNKDYSCLLGDCPSFLSVEVVGPAPKKERRLTPLEGELPEPALKVPSEGFAVHMMGIGGTGVVTINQILGTAALLDGRQVRGLDQTGLSQKGGPVVSDLKISMEPIERSNKISAGSADLYLGFDLLVATDPGNLDKAESGRTIAVVSTSQIPTGQMVVDTAVHFPELSSMLMSIDRVTRKDPNVYLDAQAIAEGLFADHMAVNPIMLGAAYQAGALPITAASIEKAIRINGVAVEMNLLAFRWGRMAVVDRTKVETAVAEAAAVDAVEETRVLSAEARALVDSVEATGELRRLLEIRVPELIAYQNAAYAREYVDFVRRVAQVEAERAPGRQGFAEAVARHLYKLMAYKDEYEVARLHLDAAVSARLASKFGPKIRTYWHLHPPLLRALGLKRKLRIGAWFTPAFRMLRALKALRGTAFDPFGRAEVRRLERALIGEYRQHIETALVRLTPITHDTAVALAGLPDEIRGYEQVKLDSVARFREKAKQLTAQLN; from the coding sequence ATGACCACACAGTCCGGGGAGTTCTCGCTCGAGGCGAAATACACGCAGGAGCGCGGGCGTATCTACCTGTCGGGCATCCAGGCCCTCGTGCGCCTGCCCCTCGATCAGCACCGCGCCGACCTCCGCCGCGGGCTCAACACCGCGACGTTCATCTCCGGGTACCGGGGGTCCCCGCTCGGCGGGCTCGACCAGACGCTCGAGCGCATGTCCACGCTGCTCAAGGCGCACGACGTCGTGTTCTCCTCGGGGCTCAACGAGGATCTGGGTGCCACCGCGGTGTTCGGCAGCCAGATGGCGGGGCTGTTCCCGAAGCCGAAGTACGACGGCGTGCTCGGCGTCTGGTACGGCAAGGCGCCCGGGGTGGACCGCACCGGCGACGTGTTCAAGCACGCCAACTACGCCGGGGTCGGCAAGAACGGCGGCGTGCTCGCGCTGGCCGGCGACGATCCGGTCTCGAAGTCGTCCACGCTGCCCAGTCACTCCGAGGTCGCCCTCTACGACGCGTTCATGCCGACGATCTTCCCGGGCAACGTCCAGGAGATCCTCGACATGGGCCTGCACGGCTTCGCGCTCTCGCGCGCCTCCGGACTCTGGGTCGGCGTGAAGATCGTCACCAACGTGGCCGACGAGGCGGGCACCGCCGAGGTGGATCCGGACCGGGTGAGCCCGGTGATCCCGGTGGTCGAGCTGGACGGCAAGCCGTTCCAGCACCAGATCAACGTGAACCTGATCCCCCCGTACGGGCTCGACATGGAGCGCACGATCCACTTCGCGCGCCTCGAGGTGGCCCGACGCTACGCGTACGAGAACAAGCTGAACCGGATCACGGTGCCGACGCCCAACGCGTGGTTCGGCATCCTCACCACCGGCAAGACGTACTACGACGTCCGCCAGGCCCTCGCCGAGATGGGTCTCGACGACGCGGCCCTGCGCCGCTACGGCATCCGCCTCCTCAAGATGGGCATGCTGTTCCCGATGGAGCCGCGGGTGGTCCGGGAATTCTCGCGCGGCCTGCAGGAGATCCTGGTCGTCGAGGAGAAGCGCTCGTTCCTCGAGCTGTTCGCCAAGGACGTGCTCTACGGCATGACCGATCGGCCGCAGGTGGTCGGCAAGGCGGACGAGGAGGACCGGCTGCTGCTGCCGCCGGTGGGCGAGCTCGACTCCGACGTCATCGCCCGCGCGATCGCCCGGCGCCTCGCGCGCCGCATCCGCATCGACTCGGTGGAGGCGCGCATCCAGCATCTCGACGAGGTGAAGCGCCGGCCCCGGCCCATCACCCTGGCCCGCACCGCCTTCTTCTGCTCGGGCTGCCCGCACAACCGCTCGACGGTGGTGCCGACGGGCAGCGTGGCCGCGGCGGGCATCGGCTGCCACGGCATGGCGATGGGCATGGACCGCGGCATCATCGGGGTGACCCACATGGGGGGCGAGGGCGCGCAGTGGATCGGGGTCGCTCCGTTCACCGAGACGCCGCACCTGTTCCAGAACATCGGCGACGGCACCTTCTTCCACTCGGGCGGGCTCGCCCTGAACTACGCGGTCGCCGCCGGCGTCAACATCACCTACAAGATCCTCTACAACGGCGCGGTGGCCATGACCGGCGGCCAGAACGCGGCGGGCGCGCTCTCGATCCCCGCGCTGAGCCGGCGGCTCGAGGCCGAGGGGGTCAAGCGCATCGTCATCACCAGCGACGACCCGGGCAAGTACGCGGGCATCTCGATCGCGGGCAACGCGGAGGTCTGGCACCGCGACCGCCTGCTCGAGGCCCAGGCCGCGCTGGCCGCGACCCGTGGCGTCACCGTGCTGATCCACGACCAGCACTGCGCGGCCGAGAAGCGGCGGCTGCGGAAGCGGGGCAAGATGGTGGACCCGCAGATGCGGGTGTACATCAACGAGCGGGTGTGCGAGGGCTGCGGCGACTGCGGCAAGAAGTCGAACTGCCTGTCCGTGCAGCCGGTCGACACCGAGTTCGGCCGGAAGACCGCGATCCACCAGTCCTCCTGCAACAAGGACTACTCGTGCCTGCTCGGCGATTGCCCGTCGTTCCTGTCGGTCGAGGTCGTCGGCCCCGCGCCCAAGAAGGAGCGCCGGCTCACCCCGCTCGAGGGCGAGCTGCCCGAGCCGGCGCTGAAGGTGCCGAGCGAGGGCTTCGCGGTGCACATGATGGGCATCGGCGGAACCGGAGTCGTGACCATCAACCAGATCCTGGGCACCGCGGCTTTGCTCGACGGCCGGCAGGTGCGCGGGCTCGACCAGACCGGGCTCAGCCAGAAGGGCGGCCCGGTGGTGTCGGACCTCAAGATCTCGATGGAGCCGATCGAGCGCTCCAACAAGATCTCGGCCGGCTCGGCGGATCTCTACCTCGGGTTCGACCTGCTGGTGGCCACCGATCCGGGCAACCTGGACAAGGCCGAGTCGGGGCGGACCATCGCGGTGGTGTCCACGAGCCAGATCCCCACCGGCCAGATGGTCGTGGACACCGCGGTGCACTTTCCGGAGCTGTCCAGCATGCTGATGAGCATCGACCGGGTGACCCGCAAGGATCCCAACGTCTATCTCGACGCCCAGGCCATCGCGGAGGGGCTGTTCGCGGACCACATGGCGGTCAACCCGATCATGCTGGGCGCGGCCTACCAGGCCGGCGCGCTGCCCATCACCGCCGCGTCGATCGAGAAGGCCATCCGCATCAACGGCGTCGCGGTGGAGATGAACCTGCTCGCTTTCCGCTGGGGTCGCATGGCGGTGGTGGACCGCACCAAGGTGGAGACGGCGGTGGCCGAGGCCGCCGCGGTCGATGCGGTGGAGGAGACGCGCGTCCTGAGCGCGGAGGCGCGCGCCCTCGTGGACTCGGTGGAGGCCACCGGCGAGCTGCGGCGGCTGCTCGAGATTCGCGTGCCGGAGCTGATCGCCTATCAGAACGCGGCCTACGCGCGCGAGTACGTCGACTTCGTGCGCCGGGTCGCCCAGGTGGAAGCGGAGCGCGCCCCCGGCCGCCAGGGCTTCGCGGAAGCGGTCGCGCGGCATCTCTACAAGCTGATGGCTTACAAGGACGAGTACGAGGTGGCGCGGCTGCACCTCGACGCCGCGGTGTCCGCGCGCCTGGCGTCGAAGTTCGGACCGAAGATCCGCACCTACTGGCACCTGCACCCCCCGCTGCTGCGCGCCCTCGGCCTCAAGAGGAAGCTGCGGATCGGGGCGTGGTTCACGCCCGCCTTCCGAATGCTGCGCGCGCTGAAGGCGCTGCGGGGCACCGCGTTCGACCCGTTCGGCCGTGCGGAAGTGCGGCGGCTGGAGCGGGCGCTGATCGGCGAGTACCGGCAGCACATCGAGACCGCGCTGGTGCGGCTCACCCCGATCACCCACGACACCGCGGTGGCCCTCGCCGGGCTGCCCGACGAGATCCGCGGCTACGAGCAGGTCAAGCTCGACAGCGTGGCGCGGTTCCGCGAGAAGGCGAAGCAGCTCACGGCGCAGCTCAACTGA
- a CDS encoding arylesterase, translated as MRALLGGLLLLVQVVAACSTQPTASAGEERVVLAFGDSLTSGLGVPADQTYPAQLAARLTREGYDYRVVNAGVSGDTTAGGLRRVDWALRLRPEVVIVELGVNDALRGQKLASVRENLEQIVARFQASGARVLIAGMRLPPNYGDPYAADFYRLYREVARARDAPLMPFFLNGVGAIPRLNQPDGIHPTAEGYAIVVDRLWPYLVPLLRK; from the coding sequence ATGCGCGCGCTGCTCGGCGGCCTGCTCCTGCTCGTGCAGGTCGTGGCCGCGTGCTCGACTCAGCCGACCGCGTCGGCCGGCGAGGAGCGCGTCGTGCTCGCGTTCGGCGACAGCCTCACCTCCGGCCTCGGCGTGCCCGCCGACCAGACCTACCCGGCGCAGCTCGCCGCGCGCCTCACCCGCGAGGGCTACGACTACCGGGTGGTCAACGCCGGCGTCTCCGGAGACACCACCGCCGGCGGCCTGCGCCGGGTGGACTGGGCGCTGCGCCTGCGGCCCGAGGTCGTGATCGTCGAGCTGGGAGTCAACGACGCGCTGCGGGGCCAGAAGCTCGCCTCGGTGCGCGAGAACCTCGAGCAGATCGTCGCGCGGTTCCAGGCCTCGGGCGCCCGCGTGCTGATCGCGGGGATGCGATTGCCGCCGAACTACGGCGACCCCTACGCGGCCGACTTCTACCGGCTCTACCGCGAGGTCGCTCGAGCGCGAGATGCGCCGCTGATGCCGTTCTTCCTGAACGGCGTCGGGGCCATCCCGCGCCTGAACCAGCCCGACGGCATCCATCCGACCGCGGAGGGCTACGCGATCGTGGTCGACCGGCTGTGGCCGTACCTCGTTCCCCTCTTGCGGAAGTAG